GAGCCATTGAAGATGTTTTTAAATCGCAAAAAGTTTCCATGTCTGATTTTAGATTTGGGTGCCATCGAAGCTTTAACCTATTACGGCTTAGATGTTTTAAAGGCTTTAAGCAAACCAGAAAGATTGCAGCAACTGACATTGGCTTCAATAAAATTTGATCCTAGTCATTATCCTATATTTACCATCGAAACTTCACTATTGCAAAAGTATAGATCACTACAGGTAAGAAAGCAAAAGTACTTCTAAGCTAGAATTaatatttgtttaaattatttttaaacttttattactataggTCTTATCAATTGATTATGATACTTTAAATGAGGATCTTTTGCACTCCATGGAAATATTACCTTTGAAAAAGCTCCTAATCTGTATACATGGGTTGGATCGTCAGCATCCCGGCATATCCGATACTTCATGGGCTAGATTTGCAGCTACCTTTCCAAATATTGATTTAATTGTGTCATTAGTGTATGCATTTGAAGCTGTTGAAGTGCTGCAAGTGCGCATACTACGTCACAATATGCCGATAACACATTTGCGAGTATTATTTTGTGACTTTGtaagttttgaaaaattgtgcgtACTTAATCCTTATATACCAATATGATATTATTTTATAGATGAACGTTGAGGCCTTAGAGTGGATGTCTATAAATAACAGTACTACTCTAAGAAGTATTCAATGGATTGATTCTGTTAgtatattttctaaaataatttttgatacaAATATAATTATTGAGACTACCTTCAAAGCAGGCCTACAAGCATTCCGATAACAATTTGATGGATTTAATCTTGCGATCCGGTCAAGATCCGTTTGTAATGATGGCTTGGCGTTGTAAAAGTTTAGAAGAAATCGTTATACATGGCTATGTTTTGGATCCTCATAACATTGTAGGAATTTCACGCCTACGCGGACATACCCTGAAACGTTTAGAAGTTTCCATGATCGATAACACTCCTACAGAAGCAAGCT
The Eurosta solidaginis isolate ZX-2024a chromosome 5, ASM4086904v1, whole genome shotgun sequence DNA segment above includes these coding regions:
- the LOC137253830 gene encoding F-box only protein 33 isoform X2; the encoded protein is MGHCISPKWEQLPTLILGNIYEYLEPRDRLNASQTCRHWRGVLFQKRFFNNFKFKLHINNDRQCTFFRQTFCNLASEVTLIFDFLNVFHIEKIRRILYRIARCDNLQGLHFCTNSVGLVPPGDISEENLIDIEQCFVEPLKMFLNRKKFPCLILDLGAIEALTYYGLDVLKALSKPERLQQLTLASIKFDPSHYPIFTIETSLLQKYRSLQVLSIDYDTLNEDLLHSMEILPLKKLLICIHGLDRQHPGISDTSWARFAATFPNIDLIVSLVYAFEAVEVLQVRILRHNMPITHLRVLFCDFMNVEALEWMSINNSTTLRSIQWIDSAYKHSDNNLMDLILRSGQDPFVMMAWRCKSLEEIVIHGYVLDPHNIVGISRLRGHTLKRLEVSMIDNTPTEASLDSFIELYYTQEINTLLGQKWEPLNPHALHPALGYIPVSDDVRDEYVFDLMRRDMGY
- the LOC137253830 gene encoding F-box only protein 33 isoform X4, whose translation is MGHCISPKWEQLPTLILGNIYEYLEPRDRLNASQTCRHWRGVLFQKRFFNNFKFKLHINNDRQCTFFRQTFCNLASEVTLIFDFLNVFHIEKIRRILYRIARCDNLQGLHFCTNSVGLVPPGDISEENLIDIEQCFVEPLKMFLNRKKFPCLILDLGAIEALTYYGLDVLKALSKPERLQQLTLASIKFDPSHYPIFTIETSLLQKYRSLQVLSIDYDTLNEDLLHSMEILPLKKLLICIHGLDRQHPGISDTSWARFAATFPNIDLIVSLVYAFEAVEVLQVRILRHNMPITHLRVLFCDFMNVEALEWMSINNSTTLRSIQWIDSAYKHSDNNLMDLILRSGQDPFVMMAWRCKSLEEIVIHGYVLDPHNIVGISRLRGHTLKRLEVSMIDNTPTEASLDSFIEEINTLLGQKWEPLNPHALHPALGYIPVSDDVRDEYVFDLMRRDMGY
- the LOC137253830 gene encoding F-box only protein 33 isoform X1, which encodes MGHCISPKWEQLPTLILGNIYEYLEPRDRLNASQTCRHWRGVLFQKRFFNNFKFKLHINNDRQCTFFRQTFCNLASEVTLIFDFLNVFHIEKIRRILYRIARCDNLQGLHFCTNSVGLVPPGDISEENLIDIEQCFVEPLKMFLNRKKFPCLILDLGAIEALTYYGLDVLKALSKPERLQQLTLASIKFDPSHYPIFTIETSLLQKYRSLQVLSIDYDTLNEDLLHSMEILPLKKLLICIHGLDRQHPGISDTSWARFAATFPNIDLIVSLVYAFEAVEVLQVRILRHNMPITHLRVLFCDFMNVEALEWMSINNSTTLRSIQWIDSQAYKHSDNNLMDLILRSGQDPFVMMAWRCKSLEEIVIHGYVLDPHNIVGISRLRGHTLKRLEVSMIDNTPTEASLDSFIELYYTQEINTLLGQKWEPLNPHALHPALGYIPVSDDVRDEYVFDLMRRDMGY
- the LOC137253830 gene encoding F-box only protein 33 isoform X3; the protein is MGHCISPKWEQLPTLILGNIYEYLEPRDRLNASQTCRHWRGVLFQKRFFNNFKFKLHINNDRQCTFFRQTFCNLASEVTLIFDFLNVFHIEKIRRILYRIARCDNLQGLHFCTNSVGLVPPGDISEENLIDIEQCFVEPLKMFLNRKKFPCLILDLGAIEALTYYGLDVLKALSKPERLQQLTLASIKFDPSHYPIFTIETSLLQKYRSLQVLSIDYDTLNEDLLHSMEILPLKKLLICIHGLDRQHPGISDTSWARFAATFPNIDLIVSLVYAFEAVEVLQVRILRHNMPITHLRVLFCDFMNVEALEWMSINNSTTLRSIQWIDSQAYKHSDNNLMDLILRSGQDPFVMMAWRCKSLEEIVIHGYVLDPHNIVGISRLRGHTLKRLEVSMIDNTPTEASLDSFIEEINTLLGQKWEPLNPHALHPALGYIPVSDDVRDEYVFDLMRRDMGY